One region of Ornithorhynchus anatinus isolate Pmale09 chromosome X5, mOrnAna1.pri.v4, whole genome shotgun sequence genomic DNA includes:
- the THEM5 gene encoding acyl-coenzyme A thioesterase THEM5: MLAALRSPGGLSSHLRHLGRPLIPPGSPRRPLASAGPSSHKMVEWFCLKKTDLQDHGQPNPSWSPALSGLFATLLTGTTDGSGWVKLPSYKSNGDHIRGLRLPGIPPSASDQASRLFTRGFEAEGRGFEYVIFFHPDQRKSVCLFQPGPCLEGPPGFTHGGALAAMIDETCSKTAYLAGQGLFTVSLNIKFKNLIPIQTVAVLDVQVDRIEDQKLFLSCLVHSPDRETFFAKASDGAGRGDGGVDICSGDHNHDSSLSAPLGVLGRTPPGTAPRLKEPLELTAPPGRCPLLTIPFPGHNSPGTEFEANLS; encoded by the exons ATGCTAGCTGCGCTCCGGAGTCCTGGGGGGCTCAGCTCCCACCTGCGTCACCTTGGCCGCCCCCTCATCCCGCCTGGGTCACCCCGACGACCCCTGGCAAGTGCAGGTCCGTCCAGCCACAAGATG GTGGAATGGTTCTGCCTCAAGAAGACGGACCTCCAGGACCACGGCCAACCCAACCCCAGCTGGAGCCCGGCCCTGTCCGGCCTGTTCGCCACCTTGCTCACCGGGACCACGGACGGGAGCGGATGGGTCAAGCTGCCTTCCTACAAATCCAACGGAGACCACATCCGCGGGCTCAGGCTGCCCGGCATCCCCCCCTCCGCCTCTG ACCAGGCCTCTCGGCTCTTCACCCGGGGCTTCGAGGCGGAGGGCCGTGGCTTCGAATACGTGATTTTCTTCCACCCGGACCAGAGGAAATCAGTCTGCCTATTCCAGCCGGGACCGTGCCTGGAGGGGCCGccggg GTTCACCCATGGAGGGGCCCTTGCGGCTATGATCGATGAAACCTGCTCCAAGACAGCCTACCTGGCCGGCCAGGGACTCTTCACCGTGAGCCTGAACATCAAATTTAAGAA CCTGATCCCCATCCAGACAGTAGCCGTGCTGGACGTCCAGGTGGACAGGATCGAGGATCAGAAGCTGTTCCTCTCTTGCCTCGTCCACAGCCCCGACCGAGAGACCTTCTTCGCCAAGGCTTCAG ATGGAGCTGGAAGAGGAGACGGTGGAGTAGATATCTGCAGTGGGGACCACAACCACGACTCCTCGCTCTCCGCTCCCCTGGGGGTCCTGGGACGGACCCCACCAGGAACAGCCCCCAGGCTGAAGGAGCCCCTGGAACTCACCGCCCCCCCAGGACGctgccccctcctcaccatccccttccCAGGACACAATTCACCAGGCACAGAATTTGAGGCCAATCTGTCCTGA
- the LOC100081588 gene encoding acyl-coenzyme A thioesterase THEM4: MRSLERASPLPPSGVGYVTSGLAPTCLLARAPTRKRTVARARTRKEKRTGGRTAVPWAGSRSKGTGTPLATFGAPSPLQRPPLQPRAPPPPGISHQAPPTSPAQRLTSAPPLDVGHAPLRRAPPPPGGQPGGRRGGGGAERCRRLRCSPELPEMRVGAWYRGGLLRALLTPPPARGPARLLSGEHGMAQGPASKDYSLPNTSWGRELRGLYEQYMERCKDEAWKRLPSFCDNSMFVGTIMDPTRKDRAAAPEMSMEPPKFTQPPRLFTRSIQGDGLGFEYVTFYNSDQQKAECLFQSGPFLEGAPGFVHGGAIATMIDNLMGTCAILVSGVVMTANLNINYKSPVPLGSTVVLKSQVDRLEGRKMFISCRVHSANQKTLHVEATSLFVKLDPNKNV; encoded by the exons ATGCGCAGTCTGGAGcgggcttcccccctccccccgtccggcGTTGGCTACGTCACCAGCGGGTTGGCGCCAACCTGCCTTTTGGCGCGCGCGCCTACGCGCAAGCGCACTGTCGCCCGGGCCCGAACCCGGAAAGAGAAAAGGACAGGGGGGAGAACAGCAGTTCCCTGGGCGGGGTCGAGGTCAAAGGGCACGGGGACCCCCTTGGCGACCTTtggtgccccctccccactccagcgcCCGCCGCTCCAGCCGAGGGCCCCTCCCCCACCGGGGATTTCCCATCAGGCCCCGCCCACGAGTCCGGCCCAGCGCCTTAcgtcggccccgccccttgaCGTCGGTCACGCCCCCCTgcgtcgggccccgcccccgcccggaggTCAGCCCGGAGGTCGGCGTGGAGGCGGAGGAGCTGAGCGGTGCCGCCGGCTGCGCTGCAGCCCCGAGCTCCCCGAGATGAGGGTCGGCGCCTGGTACCGCGGCGGCCTCCTCCGGGCCCTCCTcaccccgccgccggcccggggaCCAGCCCGCCTGCTCTCT GGGGAGCATGGGATGGCGCAGGGCCCAGCCTCCAAGGACTATTCTCTGCCTAACACCTCGTGGGGCCGCGAGCTGAGGGGGCTTTACGAGCAGTACATGGAGCGGTGTAAGGACGAGGCGTGGAAGCGGCTGCCTTCGTTCTGCGACAACTCCATGTTCGTGGGCACCATCATGGACCCCACGAGGAAAGACAGGGCGGCAG CCCCAGAGATGTCCATGGAGCCCCCGAAGTTCACACAGCCACCGCGCCTCTTCACCCGCAGCATCCAGGGAGATGGGCTGGGCTTCGAGTACGTCACCTTCTACAACAGCGACCAACAGAAGGCTGAATGCCTCTTCCAGTCCGGCCCTTTCCTGGAGGGAGCCCCGGG GTTTGTCCACGGAGGAGCCATCGCAACCATGATCGACAACCTCATGGGCACCTGCGCCATCCTGGTCAGCGGCGTCGTGATGACCGCCAACCTCAACATCAACTacaagag CCCCGTCCCTCTTGGCTCAACCGTTGTACTGAAGAGCCAGGTGGACCGGCTCGAGGGGCGAAAGATGTTCATTTCCTGCCGCGTCCACAGTGCCAACCAGAAGACCCTCCACGTGGAGGCAACAA gtCTTTTTGTCAAACTGGACCCCAACAAGAACGTGTGA